The proteins below come from a single Dermatophagoides farinae isolate YC_2012a chromosome 7, ASM2471394v1, whole genome shotgun sequence genomic window:
- the Rtel1 gene encoding LOW QUALITY PROTEIN: regulator of telomere elongation helicase 1 (The sequence of the model RefSeq protein was modified relative to this genomic sequence to represent the inferred CDS: deleted 1 base in 1 codon) yields MDNEIEGITVIFPFKPYDIQIDYMRSVIKALNSRQNALLESPTGTGKTLSLLCSTLAWLENQKFKELDSQLIGNSAPKNIVFSDDLIISDDNEAKKKRKNGKKTWKQDNPLRIIYSSRTHSQLNQASNELKNCYYQFCPSVTIGSRDQLCINPDVMKLENITAKNQICRHKVKYDLCSYHHNYKRIVSDLSFCGSKIYDIEDLIAFGNEHKSCPYYMSKELADYNTALTFMPYNYILDPSIRKTLKLNIKNTIIIFDEGHNIERVCEDSMSTELKSEMLALFLRSFDIVLKSLKELNDGTYEGINDKELSDLDIHDVAKVKLIISNLEQELDHLVNKDKHKKDAHDTQEIFNILNEVNLTYENIKLVSNTCEKISAVVMSSTPGFMSNQSIAALGAVCSFLEIVQPFTQIEEGESMSSKKREFVKNYKLYTEIDRENGYQKTWLTHSVPNNWTVYLWCMSPSVAIQSLKREGIYNLIITSGTLAPLESFEMEMGIPFHVKLQNSHVILSDQLSIQVVAKDPNGNLLCGSYDKRNDIKFTSGLGLTILEFAKKVPKGIFIFFSSYSLINQCIDVWKSSMGFNLWASLSSVKKIFVEPRNKREFNPMIEQFKYACDETPEGAIFMGVSRGKLSEGMDLGDDYCRAVMIISLPYPAKYDPKVVLKEQYLNENKCRLSGSQWYMLQMKRALNQSVGRVIRHKNDYGMIVLCDSRFQSLREGFSRWIIPFFKRENASLTFPQRIQQIDSFFKRSTNVHRDIENKNSKPLRLPPLPQSESKIEQSNHQDDNEIQAIFNNLASDYTKIKDKFPAKPKIEQQNDKLSIFDSFGEKQIIPKRKQYLTGEYYNKKIRPVSEENDQHENKTDDDSSSKQKRSISDRTSAYFEKLPIETQMESNKESIKSIKLPNIFDLNCADIIDIKKTILKSEQNIQAFESIIKQIINQPSKCRQLCETLKVYGKKQNTVYLAMRLNFILADIRNEKRNFILKDFSIIIPEKERKLFLQTCNVKAI; encoded by the exons ATGGATAATGAAATCGAAGGTATTACTgtgatttttccatttaaacCATATGATAtacaaattgattatatgCGTTCTGTCATTAAAGCATTGAATagt CGACAAAATGCATTACTCGAAAGTCCTACTGGTACTGgtaaaacattatcattactttGTTCTACACTTGCTTGGCTtgagaatcaaaaatttaaagaaCTAGATTCTCAACTAATTGGAAATAGTGCGCCTAAAAATATTGTATTTTCCGATGATTTGATCATatctgatgataat gaagcaaaaaagaaaagaaaaaatggaaaaaaaacttggaaaCAAGATAATCCATTAAGAATTATTTATAGTTCTCGTACACATTCTCAATTGAATCAGGcttcaaatgaattgaaaaattgttattaCCAATTTTGTCCCAGTGTTACAATTGGATCACGTGATCAATTATGTATTAATCCTGATGTGATGAAACTTGAAAATATTACGgctaaaaatcaaatctgtCGTCATAAGGTCAAGTATGATCTTtgttcatatcatcataattataaaCGTATAGTTTCTGATCTAAGTTTTTGTGGCtcaaaaatttatgataTTGAAGATTTAATTGCATTTGGTAATGAACATAAATCATGCCCTTACTATATGTCTAAAGAATTGGCCGATTACAATACTGCCTTAACATTTATGCCTTACAATTATATATTGGATCCATCAATtcgaaaaacattgaaattaaatatcAAGAAtacgattatcattttcgatGAAGGCCATAATATTGAACGTGTTTGTGAAGATAGTATGTCTACTGAATTAAAATCTGAAATGTTGGCATTGTTTCTTCGTTCATTCGATATTGtattaaaatcattaaaagaattgaatgatggtaCATATGAAGGCATTAATGATAAAGAATTATCCGATTTAGATATACACGATGTTGCTAAAGttaaattgatcatttcgAATCTTGAACAAGAATTGGATCATTTGGTAAACAAAGATAAACATAAGAAAGATGCACATGATACtcaagaaattttcaatattttaaatgaaGTTAATTTGACTTATGAAAATATTAAACTAGTCTCTAATACTTGTGAAAAAATTAGTGCTGTTGTAATGAGTTCCACACCGGGATTCATGtccaatcaatcgattgctGCATTGGGTGcagtttgttcatttcttgAAATTGTTCAACCATTCACACAGATTGAAGAAGGAGAATCAATGTCGTCGAAAAAACGTGAATTTgttaaaaattataaattatacACTGAAATCGATCGTGAAAATGGTTATCAAAAAACATGGTTAACTCATTCTGTTCCAAATAACTGGACCGTTTACTTATG GTGTATGAGTCCAAGTGTTgcaattcaatcattgaaacgAGAAGGAATAtacaatttgattataacCAGCGGTACATTGGCACCacttgaatcatttgaaatggaaatgggTATTCCGTTTCATGTGAAACTACAAAATTCTCATGTAATATTAAgtgatcaattatcaatacaAGTGGTGGCCAAAGATCCGAATGGCAATTTACTTTGTGGTTCATATGATAAACGTAATGATATAAAATTTACTTCTGGTCTTGGTTTGACCATTCTGGAATTTGCCAAAAAAGTTCCAAAAggcattttcatttttttctcatcatattcattgatcaatcaatgtatTGATGTATGGAAATCATCGATGGGATTTAATCTGTGGGCATCGCTTTcttcagtaaaaaaaattttcgtcgAACCAAGAAACAAACGAGAATTCAATCCaatgattgaacaatttaaatATGCATGCGATGAAACACCAGAAGGTGCTATTTTTATGGGCGTTTCACGTGGTAAACTTTCGGAAGGCATGGATTTAGGCGATGATTATTGTCGTGCCGTAATGATAATAAGCTTGCCCTATCCAGCCAAATATGATCCTAAAGTTGTACTTAAAGAACAATAtctaaatgaaaacaaatgccGACTTAGTGGATCCCAATGGTATATGCTACAAATGAAACGAGCATTAAATCAATCGGTAGGCAGAGTTATTCGCCATAAAAATGACTATGGTATGATCGTTTTATGTGATAGCcgttttcaatcattaagAGAAGGATTCTCACGATGGATAATTCCATTCTTTAAACGTGAAAATGCATCATTAACTTTTCCACAACGAATTCAACagattgattcttttttcaaaagaTCAACCAATGTACATAGAGATATAGAgaacaaaaattccaaacCTTTACGGTTACCACCACTACCTCAAAGTGAATCtaaaattgaacaatcaaatcatcaagatgataatgaaattcaagctattttcaacaatttggCTTCCGATTATACAAAAATTAAAGATAAATTTCCTGCCAAACCAAAAatagaacaacaaaacgatAAATTAAgtatatttgattcatttggaGAGAAACAAATCATACCAAAACGCAAACAATATTTAACTGGTGAATATTATAACAAGAAAATCCGACCAGTTTCCGAAGAAAATGACCAACACGAAAACAAAACCGacgatgattcatcatcaaaacaaaaaagatcaaTTTCTGATCGTACTTCTGCATATTTTGAAAAGCTTCCAATTGAAACCCAGATGGAATCGAACAAAGAATCAAttaaatcgataaaattaccaaatatttttgatttaaattgtgCTGACATAATCGACAtaaagaaaacaattttaaaaagtgaacaaaatattcaagcttttgaatcgattataaaacaaataatcaatcaaccaaGTAAATGTCGACAATTGTGTGAAACATTAAAAGTATATGGAAAGAAACAGAATACAGTTTATTTAGCAATGcgattgaatttcattcttgCAGATATTCGTAATGAGAAacgaaatttcattttaaaag atttttccatcataatTCCGGAAAAGGaaagaaaactttttcttcaaaCATGCAATGTAAAAGCAATTTAG
- the LOC124497305 gene encoding uncharacterized protein LOC124497305, with protein sequence MVSEMESATVGKNSTTVNQSVNNNNNNNNNNVTAVSSAYNVETVANNNNINININNNNNNNADIQEQYSAQSVAIEFVRQYYTMMNRAPQHLFRFYSEDSTFIHGTLDKPDKNRGEFYHHGQKQINNKIMSLNFLNCHTKVRQVDSMRTLGNGIVIQIVGDLSNNRQPSRRFNQTIVLAPDSPNKYYVRNDIFRYQDDVADGMCGDHQANIQMLENGDSSSLISEINVVGREMNQSSEISKSEPGVIDSSQEENFQSAKQQQLSHNSNANNNNIELIDIGKMMTPGDQAKAASVQPTDKAVMGSQPRSPITPPQPESNEAIHQQMKMVTNSDKAAAAIGTENLKHNDEDLVKSESKPEQQEQNENNNNLDEIPKTSVFSSTTNEPKTYAGILGRGSTHQPSMTAAAVVVPASIGQTSVSKNPTDAPTNVGNVSTNFPLPSPSTGENSIATGIVAGANVSNMGNVGSGGSVVPKPPFAVTASSAQHQQSTAPLNQQRERDHRFSKKSFNRRNDSRESGKNNDSDSADGVDHFGGSSMLNSSINIANSSNVKKYPDENQLFLGNLLPDISEEIVHTIFGKFGKIVDVRINRQKITNLGKNRNYGFITFEDPQVVDKIIAQKPIYHENHRYNVEKKQGKNAANTGSSNYDRNRERNSSSNVRNPNIQTNPLQSGSGSGPRGGHMSGNPGSVGGAQMNQIGGGPRNRSNFNHQNANTGGGNQINRGGAGGQGQFSNRQMFNHPPPSQQQQSQQNR encoded by the exons atggtcaGCGAAATGGAATCAGCCACTGTTGGTAAAAATTCGACCACTGTTAATCAAtcggtcaacaacaacaataataataataataataatgtaacgGCTGTCTCATCAGCTTATAATGTTGAAACGgttgccaataataataatatcaatatcaatatcaataataataataataataatgccgATATTCAAGAACAATATTCGGCACAATCTGTtgcaattgaatttgttcgCCAATAttatacaatgatgaatcgaGCGCCACAACATCTTTTTCG aTTCTATAGCGAGGattcaacattcattcatggtACATTGGATAAACCGGATAAAAATCGTGGCGAATTCTATCATCATGGACAAAAACAGATTAACAATAAGATAatgtcattgaattttttaaactGTCATACCAAAGTTCGTCAAGTAGATAGTATGAGAACTCTTGGTAACGGTATCGTTATTCAG ATTGTTGGTGATTTATCGAACAACCGTCAACCATCACGTCGTTTTAATCAGACAATTGTTTTGGCACCAGACTCGCCAAACAAATACTATGTTCGAAATGATATATTTCGCTATCAAGATGATGTTGCCGACGGTATGTGTGGTGATCATCAAGCTAATATACAAATGTTGGAAAATGgcgattcatcatcattgatttctgaaatcaatgttgttgGCCGTGAAATGAATCAGTCATCAGAAATTTCTAAAAGCGAACCCGGCGTCATCGATTCGTCTCaggaagaaaattttcaatctgctaaacaacaacaattgagtCACAATTCGaatgctaataataataacattgaaTTGATCGATATCGGTAAAATGATGACGCCGGGTGATCAAGCTAAAGCGGCTTCTGTTCAGCCGACCGATAAAGCTGTAATGGGATCCCAACCAAGATCACCAATTACGCCACCACAGCCTGAATCAAACGAAgccattcatcaacaaatgaaaatggtgacAAATTCGGATaaggctgctgctgctattgGAACAGAAAACCTTAAACATAACGATGAAGATCTTGTGAAATCTGAATCAAAACCTGAACAACAGGAACaaaatgagaataataataatttggatGAAATTCCTAAAACTAGTGTTTTTTCATCGACAACGAATGAACCGAAAACTTATGCTGGTATTTTGGGTCGTGGTTCAACTCATCAACCATCAAtgactgctgctgctgtcgTTGTTCCTGCATCGATTGGTCAAACTTCTGTGTCGAAAAATCCAACTGATGCTCCTACTAATGTTGGTAATGTCTCTACAAATTTTCCGTTGCCTTCACCATCTACTGGTGAAAATTCAATAGCTACCGGTATTGTTGCTGGTGCCAACGTAAGTAACATGGGAAATGTCGGCAGTGGTGGTTCAGTTGTTCCAAAGCCGCCATTCGCTGTTACTGCTTCTTCGgctcaacatcaacaatctaCAGCTCCATTGAATCAACAACGTGAACGTGATCATCGTTTCTCtaaaaaatctttcaatCGTCGGAATGATTCCCGGGAAAGTGGCAAGAACAATGATTCTGATTCAGCTGATGGTGTTGATCATTTTGGTGGTTCTTCTATGCTCAATAGTAGCATTAACATTGCCAACAGCAGTAATGTTAAAAAATATCccgatgaaaatcaattgttcCTTGGAAATTTATTGCCCGATATTAGCGAAGAAATCGTGCACACTATTTTCggaaaatttggaaaaattgtTGACGTTCGAatcaatcgacaaaaaataacgaaTTTAGGCAAAAATCGAAACTATGGTTTCATAACATTTGAAGATCCACAAGTTGTCGATAAAATTATTGCCCAAAAG CCTATTTACCATGAAAACCATCGATATAACGTTGAAAAGAAGCAAGGCAAAAATGCTGCCAACACTGGAAGTAGCAATTATGATCGCAATCGTGAACGAAACAGTTCGTCAAATGTGCGAAATCCtaatattcaaacaaacccATTGCAAAGTGGAAGCGGTTCTGGACCAAGAGGTGGTCATATGTCAGGGAATCCCGGAAGTGTTGGTGGTgcacaaatgaatcaaatcggTGGCGGTCCGCGTAATCGCTcgaattttaatcatcaaaatgctAATACTGGAGGtggaaatcaaatcaacagaGGTGGCGCTGGTGGACAAGGGCAATTTTCAAATCGTCAAATGTTTAATcatccaccaccatcacaacaacaacagtcgCAACAAAATCGATGA
- the Pten gene encoding phosphatase and tensin-like protein isoform X1 translates to MVEYFHDFKMSLGLKEIVSKNKLRYKEDGYDLDLSYISRNIIAMGFPAETLERIYRNNINEVVKFFEEKHKDHYKIYNLCSETKRRYDTSKFKGMVVEQYSFQDHNPPPFYMLKEFCESLHKWLISDSNNVVAIHCKAGKGRTGLMICAYLVYTGKCIDEQGKFVTIDGADAALDYYGRQRTRDHKGVTIPSQKRYVHYFEYLVKHNLEYRPSHLRLTSLILTSIPVNNGGAYTLICEIYQIPKQKIESFEIEMKKGQKYLFFTLPKPLIIHGDVKLEFYIKKMKKKLFQFWFNTFFVGCGYDTDTYTIITEPCPHCPNGERISIPISYPNSTGEIGNGSNGGKSSSSSSIIITKNPNDHQPVIDLSFFDLIKNENSFDPCDCANSILFQSSEIFDSTTNVQDYCSNHNSNYNNPLFISSQQLPNTSVSSFKSSSSTSSSNSSSTQSLCNNTCNHVINYNGKKTSNPDMIQTFNQEKSLHLVLPKENLDQAYKDKSNKIFPANFKVVLKFNQDSFDGLDTTIISSNDQYICSDSNCNPYGYSESENITSEDDDDPSDHEFNNGSSNHSTLTMKRTSFEPNNHNHNHNNHKHQPIQANQSSSSTEFETNNNNLENKKGEMTYL, encoded by the exons ATggttgaatattttcatgatTTCAAAATGTCCCTCGGTCTCAAGGAGATTGTTTCGAAGAACAAACTCCGTTATAAAGAAGATGGTTACGATCTGGATCTTTCCT ATATTTCGAGGAATATAATTGCCATGGGATTTCCAGCTGAAACATTAGAACGAATATATCGTAACAACATCAATGAAGTggtcaaattttttgaagaaaaacataAAGATCATTATAAAATATACAATCTTTGCTCTGAAACAAAACGTCGTTATGAtacatcaaaattcaaaggAATGGTTGTGGaacaatattcatttcaGGATCATAATCCACCTCCATTTTATATgttaaaagaattttgtgAAAGTCTACATAAATGGTTAATTTCCGATTCAAACAATGTTGTTGCCATACATTGTAAAGCAGGAAAAGGACGTACCGGTTTAATGATCTGTGCGTATCTTGTTTACACTGGAAAATGTATTGATGAGCAAGGAAAATTTGTGACCATTGATGGTGCCGATGCGGCTCTCGATTATTATGGCCGACAACGAACACGTGATCATAAAGGAGTGACAATACCATCACAGAAACGTTatgttcattattttgaatacCTAGTCAAGCACAATCTCGAATATCGGCCCAGCCATCTTAGGCTAACATCTTTGATTCTAACTTCAATACCGGTAAATAATGGTGGTGCCTATACATTGATCTGtgaaatttatcaaataccaaagcaaaaaatcgagtcatttgaaattgaaatgaagaaaGGCCAAAAATATCTGTTTTTCACTTTACCTAAACCGTTGATTATTCATGGTGATGTTAAGCTAGAAttttatatcaaaaaaatgaaaaagaaattgtttcaattttggttcaatacattttttgTCGGCTGTGGTTACGATACCGATACTTATACGATCATAACCGAACCATGTCCTCATTGTCCAAATGGTGAACGGATATCCATTCCTATTTCTTATCCTAATAGTACAGGAGAAATTGGTAATGGAAGCAATGGtggcaaatcatcatcatcatcatcaataataatcacaaagAATCCAAATGATCATCAGCCTGTGATTGACTTAtcatttttcgatttgatcAAGAATGAAAACAGTTTCGATCCCTGTGATTGTGCAAAttcgattttatttcaatcgtctgaaattttcgattcaacCACAAATGTCCAAGATTATTGTAGCAAtcataattcaaattataataatcctCTGTTTATATCGTCACAACAACTACCAAACACATCAGTATCATCGTTcaaatcatcttcatcaacatcgtctTCGAATAGTTCATCCACACAATCATTGTGTAATAATACTTGTAATCATGTTATAAATTATAATGGTAAAAAGACGAGCAATCCGGATATGATTCAAACATTCAATCAGGAAAa AAGTCTTCATCTAGTATTACCTAAAGAGAATCTTGACCAAGCATATAAAGATAAATctaacaaaatttttcctgCCAATTTCAAG gttgtattaaaattcaatcaagaTTCATTCGATGGTTTAGATACAACGATAATATCATCGAATGATCAATACATTTGTAGTGATTCAAATTGTAATCCATATGGTTACAGTGAAAGTGAGAATATTACCtctgaagatgatgatgatccatctGATCATGAATTTAATAATGGTAGTAGTAATCATTCTACATTGACAATGAAACGAACATCATTTGAGcctaataatcataatcataatcataataatcataaacatCAACCAATACAGgcgaatcaatcatcatcatcaacagaatttgagacgaataataataatttagaaaataaaaaag GTGAAATGACCTATCTTTGA
- the Pten gene encoding phosphatase and tensin-like protein isoform X2 has translation MVEYFHDFKMSLGLKEIVSKNKLRYKEDGYDLDLSYISRNIIAMGFPAETLERIYRNNINEVVKFFEEKHKDHYKIYNLCSETKRRYDTSKFKGMVVEQYSFQDHNPPPFYMLKEFCESLHKWLISDSNNVVAIHCKAGKGRTGLMICAYLVYTGKCIDEQGKFVTIDGADAALDYYGRQRTRDHKGVTIPSQKRYVHYFEYLVKHNLEYRPSHLRLTSLILTSIPVNNGGAYTLICEIYQIPKQKIESFEIEMKKGQKYLFFTLPKPLIIHGDVKLEFYIKKMKKKLFQFWFNTFFVGCGYDTDTYTIITEPCPHCPNGERISIPISYPNSTGEIGNGSNGGKSSSSSSIIITKNPNDHQPVIDLSFFDLIKNENSFDPCDCANSILFQSSEIFDSTTNVQDYCSNHNSNYNNPLFISSQQLPNTSVSSFKSSSSTSSSNSSSTQSLCNNTCNHVINYNGKKTSNPDMIQTFNQENLHLVLPKENLDQAYKDKSNKIFPANFKVVLKFNQDSFDGLDTTIISSNDQYICSDSNCNPYGYSESENITSEDDDDPSDHEFNNGSSNHSTLTMKRTSFEPNNHNHNHNNHKHQPIQANQSSSSTEFETNNNNLENKKGEMTYL, from the exons ATggttgaatattttcatgatTTCAAAATGTCCCTCGGTCTCAAGGAGATTGTTTCGAAGAACAAACTCCGTTATAAAGAAGATGGTTACGATCTGGATCTTTCCT ATATTTCGAGGAATATAATTGCCATGGGATTTCCAGCTGAAACATTAGAACGAATATATCGTAACAACATCAATGAAGTggtcaaattttttgaagaaaaacataAAGATCATTATAAAATATACAATCTTTGCTCTGAAACAAAACGTCGTTATGAtacatcaaaattcaaaggAATGGTTGTGGaacaatattcatttcaGGATCATAATCCACCTCCATTTTATATgttaaaagaattttgtgAAAGTCTACATAAATGGTTAATTTCCGATTCAAACAATGTTGTTGCCATACATTGTAAAGCAGGAAAAGGACGTACCGGTTTAATGATCTGTGCGTATCTTGTTTACACTGGAAAATGTATTGATGAGCAAGGAAAATTTGTGACCATTGATGGTGCCGATGCGGCTCTCGATTATTATGGCCGACAACGAACACGTGATCATAAAGGAGTGACAATACCATCACAGAAACGTTatgttcattattttgaatacCTAGTCAAGCACAATCTCGAATATCGGCCCAGCCATCTTAGGCTAACATCTTTGATTCTAACTTCAATACCGGTAAATAATGGTGGTGCCTATACATTGATCTGtgaaatttatcaaataccaaagcaaaaaatcgagtcatttgaaattgaaatgaagaaaGGCCAAAAATATCTGTTTTTCACTTTACCTAAACCGTTGATTATTCATGGTGATGTTAAGCTAGAAttttatatcaaaaaaatgaaaaagaaattgtttcaattttggttcaatacattttttgTCGGCTGTGGTTACGATACCGATACTTATACGATCATAACCGAACCATGTCCTCATTGTCCAAATGGTGAACGGATATCCATTCCTATTTCTTATCCTAATAGTACAGGAGAAATTGGTAATGGAAGCAATGGtggcaaatcatcatcatcatcatcaataataatcacaaagAATCCAAATGATCATCAGCCTGTGATTGACTTAtcatttttcgatttgatcAAGAATGAAAACAGTTTCGATCCCTGTGATTGTGCAAAttcgattttatttcaatcgtctgaaattttcgattcaacCACAAATGTCCAAGATTATTGTAGCAAtcataattcaaattataataatcctCTGTTTATATCGTCACAACAACTACCAAACACATCAGTATCATCGTTcaaatcatcttcatcaacatcgtctTCGAATAGTTCATCCACACAATCATTGTGTAATAATACTTGTAATCATGTTATAAATTATAATGGTAAAAAGACGAGCAATCCGGATATGATTCAAACATTCAATCAGGAAAa TCTTCATCTAGTATTACCTAAAGAGAATCTTGACCAAGCATATAAAGATAAATctaacaaaatttttcctgCCAATTTCAAG gttgtattaaaattcaatcaagaTTCATTCGATGGTTTAGATACAACGATAATATCATCGAATGATCAATACATTTGTAGTGATTCAAATTGTAATCCATATGGTTACAGTGAAAGTGAGAATATTACCtctgaagatgatgatgatccatctGATCATGAATTTAATAATGGTAGTAGTAATCATTCTACATTGACAATGAAACGAACATCATTTGAGcctaataatcataatcataatcataataatcataaacatCAACCAATACAGgcgaatcaatcatcatcatcaacagaatttgagacgaataataataatttagaaaataaaaaag GTGAAATGACCTATCTTTGA
- the Pten gene encoding phosphatase and tensin-like protein isoform X3: MSLGLKEIVSKNKLRYKEDGYDLDLSYISRNIIAMGFPAETLERIYRNNINEVVKFFEEKHKDHYKIYNLCSETKRRYDTSKFKGMVVEQYSFQDHNPPPFYMLKEFCESLHKWLISDSNNVVAIHCKAGKGRTGLMICAYLVYTGKCIDEQGKFVTIDGADAALDYYGRQRTRDHKGVTIPSQKRYVHYFEYLVKHNLEYRPSHLRLTSLILTSIPVNNGGAYTLICEIYQIPKQKIESFEIEMKKGQKYLFFTLPKPLIIHGDVKLEFYIKKMKKKLFQFWFNTFFVGCGYDTDTYTIITEPCPHCPNGERISIPISYPNSTGEIGNGSNGGKSSSSSSIIITKNPNDHQPVIDLSFFDLIKNENSFDPCDCANSILFQSSEIFDSTTNVQDYCSNHNSNYNNPLFISSQQLPNTSVSSFKSSSSTSSSNSSSTQSLCNNTCNHVINYNGKKTSNPDMIQTFNQEKSLHLVLPKENLDQAYKDKSNKIFPANFKVVLKFNQDSFDGLDTTIISSNDQYICSDSNCNPYGYSESENITSEDDDDPSDHEFNNGSSNHSTLTMKRTSFEPNNHNHNHNNHKHQPIQANQSSSSTEFETNNNNLENKKGEMTYL; this comes from the exons ATGTCCCTCGGTCTCAAGGAGATTGTTTCGAAGAACAAACTCCGTTATAAAGAAGATGGTTACGATCTGGATCTTTCCT ATATTTCGAGGAATATAATTGCCATGGGATTTCCAGCTGAAACATTAGAACGAATATATCGTAACAACATCAATGAAGTggtcaaattttttgaagaaaaacataAAGATCATTATAAAATATACAATCTTTGCTCTGAAACAAAACGTCGTTATGAtacatcaaaattcaaaggAATGGTTGTGGaacaatattcatttcaGGATCATAATCCACCTCCATTTTATATgttaaaagaattttgtgAAAGTCTACATAAATGGTTAATTTCCGATTCAAACAATGTTGTTGCCATACATTGTAAAGCAGGAAAAGGACGTACCGGTTTAATGATCTGTGCGTATCTTGTTTACACTGGAAAATGTATTGATGAGCAAGGAAAATTTGTGACCATTGATGGTGCCGATGCGGCTCTCGATTATTATGGCCGACAACGAACACGTGATCATAAAGGAGTGACAATACCATCACAGAAACGTTatgttcattattttgaatacCTAGTCAAGCACAATCTCGAATATCGGCCCAGCCATCTTAGGCTAACATCTTTGATTCTAACTTCAATACCGGTAAATAATGGTGGTGCCTATACATTGATCTGtgaaatttatcaaataccaaagcaaaaaatcgagtcatttgaaattgaaatgaagaaaGGCCAAAAATATCTGTTTTTCACTTTACCTAAACCGTTGATTATTCATGGTGATGTTAAGCTAGAAttttatatcaaaaaaatgaaaaagaaattgtttcaattttggttcaatacattttttgTCGGCTGTGGTTACGATACCGATACTTATACGATCATAACCGAACCATGTCCTCATTGTCCAAATGGTGAACGGATATCCATTCCTATTTCTTATCCTAATAGTACAGGAGAAATTGGTAATGGAAGCAATGGtggcaaatcatcatcatcatcatcaataataatcacaaagAATCCAAATGATCATCAGCCTGTGATTGACTTAtcatttttcgatttgatcAAGAATGAAAACAGTTTCGATCCCTGTGATTGTGCAAAttcgattttatttcaatcgtctgaaattttcgattcaacCACAAATGTCCAAGATTATTGTAGCAAtcataattcaaattataataatcctCTGTTTATATCGTCACAACAACTACCAAACACATCAGTATCATCGTTcaaatcatcttcatcaacatcgtctTCGAATAGTTCATCCACACAATCATTGTGTAATAATACTTGTAATCATGTTATAAATTATAATGGTAAAAAGACGAGCAATCCGGATATGATTCAAACATTCAATCAGGAAAa AAGTCTTCATCTAGTATTACCTAAAGAGAATCTTGACCAAGCATATAAAGATAAATctaacaaaatttttcctgCCAATTTCAAG gttgtattaaaattcaatcaagaTTCATTCGATGGTTTAGATACAACGATAATATCATCGAATGATCAATACATTTGTAGTGATTCAAATTGTAATCCATATGGTTACAGTGAAAGTGAGAATATTACCtctgaagatgatgatgatccatctGATCATGAATTTAATAATGGTAGTAGTAATCATTCTACATTGACAATGAAACGAACATCATTTGAGcctaataatcataatcataatcataataatcataaacatCAACCAATACAGgcgaatcaatcatcatcatcaacagaatttgagacgaataataataatttagaaaataaaaaag GTGAAATGACCTATCTTTGA